In one Lolium rigidum isolate FL_2022 chromosome 3, APGP_CSIRO_Lrig_0.1, whole genome shotgun sequence genomic region, the following are encoded:
- the LOC124698424 gene encoding probable trehalose-phosphate phosphatase 9 — MTKHGVVVVPEDTVVGVAAGRHFSFPPPRTGDSCKMLAGQIDLGAAMMGSWLDSMKASSPRYKLVAPRVAAAGDAEQDDWMEKHPSALGEFESLAAAASGKQIVMFLDYDGTLSPIVEDPDSAVMTDEMREAVRSVAEHFPTAIVSGRGRDKVFNFVRLAELYYAGSHGMDIQGPTADSNHHLNTPSKGEHARSVLCQPASEFLPMIGEVHDLLVEKMAAIPGAMVENNKFCLSVHFRCVDEKTWGTLAEQVRSVLREYPRLRLTQGRKVLEIRPVIKWDKGRALEFLLGALGFADRPDVFPIYIGDDRTDEDAFKVLRSRGQGAGILVTRFPKDTLASFSLRDPDEVKDLLRELVISKS, encoded by the exons ATGACGAAGCACGGCGTGGTGGTTGTACCCGAGGACACCGTCGTGGGCGTGGCGGCCGGGCGGCATTTCTCGTTCCCGCCGCCGAGGACCGGTGACTCGTGCAAGATGCTGGCCGGGCAGATCGACCTCGGCGCGGCCATGATGGGGTCGTGGCTCGACTCCATGAAAGCCTCCTCGCCGCGGTACAAGCTCGTGGCGCCAAGGGTCGCCGCAGCTGGAGACGCAGAGCAGGATGACTGGATG GAGAAGCACCCGTCGGCATTGGGCGAGTTCGagtcgctggcggcggcggcgagcgggaaACAGATCGTGATGTTCCTGGACTACGACGGCACGCTGTCCCCGATCGTGGAGGACCCCGACAGCGCCGTGATGACCGACGAG ATGAGGGAGGCGGTGCGCAGCGTGGCGGAGCACTTCCCGACGGCGATCGTGAGCGGCCGGGGCAGAGACAAG GTGTTCAACTTCGTGAGGCTGGCGGAGCTGTACTACGCCGGGAGCCATGGAATGGACATCCAAGGCCCCACAGCAGACTCCAACCACCACCTCAACACGCCCAGCAAG GGGGAGCATGCGAGGTCAGTGCTGTGCCAGCCGGCGAGCGAGTTCCTGCCGATGATCGGCGAGGTCCACGACCTACTGGTGGAGAAGATGGCCGCCATCCCTGGCGCCATGGTGGAGAACAACAAGTTCTGCTTGTCCGTCCACTTCCGCTGCGTTGACGAGAAg ACATGGGGCACACTGGCGGAGCAGGTCCGGTCGGTGCTCCGGGAGTACCCGAGGCTGCGGCTGACGCAGGGGCGGAAGGTGCTGGAGATCCGCCCTGTCATCAAGTGGGACAAGGGCAGGGCGCTCGAGTTCCTCCTCGGCGCGCTCGGCTTCGCGGACCGCCCCGATGTCTTCCCCATCTACATCGGCGACGACCGCACCGACGAGGATGCGTTCAAGGTGCTGCGCAGCAGGGGCCAGGGCGCCGGCATCCTCGTCACCAGGTTCCCCAAAGACACCCTCGCCTCCTTCTCCCTCCGCGACCCCGACGAGGTCAAGGACTTGCTGCGTGAGCTGGTCATCTCCAAGAGCTAG